Genomic segment of Salvia hispanica cultivar TCC Black 2014 chromosome 2, UniMelb_Shisp_WGS_1.0, whole genome shotgun sequence:
GTATCAATGTTTCTCCTCCTCTTTGTCTCATCACAAAAGGTGTGATTAGTTCCTCGGCCACTTCATTTGTTGGAAGATGAATCATATCTTTCCCAATGTTTCtggtaaacaaaaaaaatacatgacaTTAATTAAGATAACACAAGGATAATATATctaataaagtaagtgataaCATAGAAACTAATAAATCATACTCAGTGATGCGGGGCTGCTTGTTGAAAACGCACTTGATGTGGACAATAAATCTGCAGATTTGACAATGATATATCCAATAGTTGGGTAGCAAATATGTGTTGCACACATCACATTTGTAGTTgaaattgagatattcataAGGGACATGAAAggataaagagagaaagtgaTGATGATCTTCCCTTTTGAAGCTTTGAGGCAAGGAAGCACATTTCTCATGGATCCAATATTCACAAGCATCATTGGTGCATGTGTATGAACTCCCTTCGCGTCTGGTGCTACAAGCATCGCACTTGAAGGAACAACTTCTTCTCCACAACTTCAGCTCATGGTCAGGATGACTTGGATGACGTATGATGCTGCGCCTTTtcttatcatcatcatcgccCGTTGCATCGACCATGCCACCACCTTGTGCGCATCTCAGGTGCATCTGGAAAGAACATGCTGGAGCATTTGTAACCAATGCTCCAAATAGTCCTTCCACAGATATCACACCCCGTGAATGCCGGTTCGTGGCGTTGGATGAGTATGTGTTGAGGGTGGTGCGATGGATGGCGTATCTCTCTCGCAACCGCAGAACATTCTGCGTGTAACAACCTTGAGTAGTTACATCCCTCTGTGCTGCATCCATAAGCTTGCTCTCCGACACTAAAGAGCTCTTCACACCCATAACAGTATACTTTTTCACGAGTATTCACCAAAGCAAGTGGATGCTCGTGGCTCCAATGATGGAgcatctctctctcactcccCTCATCCTTCTCTATCTCCTTTCCTCTCTCGCTCATTCTCtcgtttttttttacttctcaATATCGATCTCACTATCTGCGTGTGTGGGTGTCCAGACCATACATATAAACACTATATGTAATGTATTTCAAACATTTTCAAATGCAAAAAACATACAATCCTTCCAATCTCACCAAAAGTATGTACTCCatcaaagtaataaattaattcagtCAAACAAtaatcttctttctctttctgtTTACTTTTGTCTTTTgcttttccaattttattatattttcattacaGTTTAGGTTTAACTTTAACTGAATCTATTGATACAATACTTTTGTGTAATAATTTTGAGAAGGTTCATCACTCAAAGAATCTCCTTTTTCTTCGGCATTGTCTTTCCCTTTTTCATGTAATTACCGTTTGTTGGTGGgtctaattaatactccctctgtcctagataattcgtctcaattttccatttcggtcagTCCtatataatttgtcccacttcaattttatcatttttgttagtggacctcatattccactaactcatttctactcacattttattattaaaactcgtactcggtcaaagtgacccgaattatccgggacggagggagtaattcttttcttgattgtgtgaataaatatatgttcTCAAATATTATTACTCGTTTTTAGCTTTGATGATTTCTCTTTTGGAGTATCATACactagaattaaaatttcctaTGGCGGCAAAGTATGTGTCAAAGTaacatagtactccctccatcccgctttaggagtcccggttaagtcgggcacatgttttaagaaaaaaatgtttagtgtgtaataaataaatattgtagtggatgttgggacccacttttagttgagtgtccaataaattaatgttgtagtggatgttgggacccacttttaacactttttaattagttgtagtggatgttgggatccacttttaacacttttaggcattttttattaatttatctcaaccgggactcctaaagcgggacgctcaaaattgatcaaccgagactcctaaagcgggacggagggagtattaatttactatttgtccTTGTCTTTTGCTTTTCCAATATTAACAATTACATTTATATAACGATTAGTTTAACTTTGAGTAATGAGTAACTTCGCAAAAATACTGGCAAACTATCTCATCTTTCATTCAACATTTTGAATCATACAAAAGCATTTCACTCAAAGAAATCTCCTTTTACTTTGGCATTGCCTTTGTCTTTTTCATGTAATTATCTTTTTTGTGATGggtataattttatcatgtggaataatactttttttttctcgattCATGTGATTAGATATATATTCTCAATCATTATGTATTATGCTTTGAGGATTACTATTTTTCAAGAGCACAAacaattctttttctttttctttctctttgtcCTTTATCTTACGCTTTTCCAATATcgttttagtatttttattacgTTAAGTTTAACTTTGATTGATAAGTGATAActattgataatttgatactacctccgtctccACTAAAATTTGTCTTCCTTTAACCTGGAtactaattttaagaaatgtaatggagtagcgagttgaaaaaattagtagattGTACATTCTACTTTTACGTATtagctttataataaaa
This window contains:
- the LOC125207000 gene encoding uncharacterized protein LOC125207000 encodes the protein MGVKSSLVSESKLMDAAQRDVTTQGCYTQNVLRLRERYAIHRTTLNTYSSNATNRHSRGVISVEGLFGALVTNAPACSFQMHLRCAQGGGMVDATGDDDDKKRRSIIRHPSHPDHELKLWRRSCSFKCDACSTRREGSSYTCTNDACEYWIHEKCASLPQSFKREDHHHFLSLSFHVPYEYLNFNYKCDVCNTYLLPNYWIYHCQICRFIVHIKCVFNKQPRITENIGKDMIHLPTNEVAEELITPFVMRQRGGETLIPPIIIPAAVDELRKVKYEFLHHQHQLTLVSSGDRSQEEEEEDEENYGVRSELICDACITPISSSSTTSSSNSNSKCYYYYMSCSECKYNLHLACFHLPPQLSSFHSTTTIIITRWTSDLATNFDLGRVKNAVCMRCAAGISHQP